The proteins below come from a single Rosa rugosa chromosome 2, drRosRugo1.1, whole genome shotgun sequence genomic window:
- the LOC133728707 gene encoding putative FBD-associated F-box protein At5g53635, whose product MPRNYFPSLKMLNVSVHHPHKYSMEKFFCHFPVLEDLAIDGILGQKEDLNINISAPKLKTLRIYLEVDKCDYHEHCFYIKAPNLENLDLMQDNFINFTLETPNSLVKAEVDLIGRYAEGNPDHAIALPEGISNVKYLSLRDNTFEGCSLPTFGNLNHLKLCLCDCNYGRLLTESLKKFPNLEYLDIEYRSLSQKELYLPEFVPFCLLSCLKTISIRGFEGHQVEMEAAKYLLQNGRVLKKMTIDTYSLHNKMEVLYKEFLMFQRGSLNCQVEFVEMK is encoded by the exons ATGCCAAGGAACTACTTCCCAAGCCTCAAGATGCTAAATGTTTCAGTTCACCATCCTCACAAGTATTCAATGGAAAAGTTTTTTTGTCACTTTCCAGTACTTGAAGATTTGGCTATAGATGGAATTCTTGGGCAAAAGGAAGATTTGAATATCAACATCTCTGCACCTAAACTGAAGACGTTAAGAATATATTTGGAGGTTGACAAATGTGATTATCATGAGCACTGTTTTTACATTAAAGCTCCAAATCTTGAAAACCTTGATCTCATGCAAGATAATTTTATAAATTTTACTTTGGAAACTCCAAACTCCCTAGTCAAAGCTGAAGTTGATCTCATAGGGCGTTATGCAGAAGGAAATCCTGATCATGCAATTGCACTTCCTGAAGGAATTTCCAATGTCAAGTACCTGTCTCTCAGAGATAATACTTTTGAG GGTTGTTCTCTGCCTACTTTTGGTAACCTGAACCATTTGAAGCTGTGTCTTTGTGATTGCAATTACGGGAGGTTGCTAACAGAGTCGCTCAAGAAGTTTCCTAATCTGGAATATCTTGACATTGAATAT AGGTCCCTAAGTCAGAAAGAACTTTATCTACCGGAGTTTGTGCCGTTTTGTTTGTTGTCATGTCTCAAGACTATCTCTATAAGGGGGTTTGAGGGACATCAAGTTGAGATGGAAGCGGCCAAGTACTTGTTACAGAATGGTAGAGTTTTGAAAAAGATGACAATTGATACTTATTCCCTGCACAACAAAATGGAGGTGTTGTATAAGGAATTTTTGATGTTTCAAAGGGGTTCACTGAATTGTCAAGTTGAATTTGTCGAAATGAAATAG